A DNA window from Novosphingobium sp. RL4 contains the following coding sequences:
- a CDS encoding TrbC/VirB2 family protein, which translates to MIRFLSRGCQHMATAALAVSISMMLAPAAHASGSSMPWEAPLQSILQSIEGPVAKIIAVIVIISTGLALAFGDTSGGFRRLIQIVFGLSIAFAASSFFLSFFSFGGGALV; encoded by the coding sequence ATGATCCGCTTCCTCTCGCGCGGTTGCCAGCACATGGCGACCGCAGCCCTTGCCGTATCCATCAGCATGATGCTGGCGCCCGCCGCCCATGCCTCCGGCTCTTCCATGCCGTGGGAAGCGCCGCTGCAATCCATCCTCCAGTCGATCGAAGGCCCGGTCGCCAAGATCATCGCGGTGATCGTCATCATCTCGACCGGCCTGGCGCTCGCCTTCGGCGACACCTCGGGCGGCTTCCGCCGTCTGATCCAGATCGTCTTCGGCCTGTCGATCGCGTTCGCGGCATCGAGCTTCTTCCTGTCGTTCTTCTCGTTCGGCGGCGGGGCGCTCGTCTGA
- a CDS encoding VirB3 family type IV secretion system protein, with translation MAGVVEQTEVPGYSVPVHRALTEHILLGGAPRGLAILNGTLAAALGLGLRLWLVGLAIWAVGHLAAVWAAKRDPMFVDVVRRHLRIPGHLSV, from the coding sequence ATGGCGGGCGTGGTCGAGCAGACCGAAGTGCCGGGCTATTCCGTGCCGGTCCATCGGGCGCTGACCGAGCATATCCTGCTCGGCGGCGCGCCGCGGGGTCTCGCCATTCTCAACGGCACACTGGCGGCGGCGCTGGGTCTCGGCCTGCGCCTCTGGCTGGTCGGTCTCGCCATCTGGGCGGTCGGCCATCTCGCGGCGGTGTGGGCGGCGAAGCGCGATCCGATGTTCGTCGATGTGGTGCGCCGCCATCTGCGCATCCCCGGCCACCTGTCGGTTTGA
- the trbE gene encoding conjugal transfer protein TrbE: protein MMNLAEYRRTATRLADFLPWVALVGEGVVLNKDGSLQRTARLRGPDLDSAVPAELVAVAGRLNNAFRRLGSGWAIFVEAQRHEAASYPASRFPDAASALVDAERKADFEEAGSHYESSYFLTFTYLPPAEDAARAETWLYEGRDRSGVDGREMITVFVDRTDRVLQLVDGFMPECLWLDDPETLTYLHSCVSTQRHRVRVPETPMYLDALVADQPLTGGLEPRLGDAHVRILTIVGFPTATTPGLLDELNRLAFPYRWSTRAILLDKTDATKLLTKIRRQWFAKRKSIAAILKEVMTNEASALVDTDAANKAADADMALQELGADYAGVAYVTATITVWDDDPRLADEKLRLTEKIVQGRDFTAMAETINAADAWLGSLPGHVYANVRQPPISTLNLAHMIPLSAVWAGEVRDEHFAAPPLLFGKTEGSTPFRLSIHVGDVGHTLVVGPTGAGKSVLLALMALQFRRYVGAQVFAFDFGGSIRAAALAMGGDWHDLGGGLSDVAEESVSLQPLARIHDVPERAWAADWIVAILTREGVAITPEVKEYIWTALTSLASAPVGERTITGLSVLLQSNDLKQALRPYCVGGAHGRLLDAEAEYLGSATVQAFETEGLIGTEAAPAVLAYLFHRIGDRLDGSPTLIIIDEGWLALDDEGFAGQLREWLKTLRKKNASVIFATQSLSDIDGSAIAPAIIESCQTRLLLPNERAIEPQITAIYRRFGLNDRQIEILARATPKRDYYCQTRRGSRLFELGLSDVALALCAVSSKTDQTEIARTVVEHGRDGFLAAWLRHRGVAWAADLIPDLTNLEIPS from the coding sequence ATGATGAACTTGGCCGAATATCGCCGCACCGCCACCCGTCTCGCCGACTTCCTGCCCTGGGTCGCGCTCGTGGGTGAAGGCGTCGTCCTCAATAAGGACGGCAGCCTCCAGCGCACCGCACGCTTGCGTGGTCCCGATCTCGACAGCGCCGTGCCGGCCGAACTGGTCGCCGTCGCCGGGCGGCTCAACAACGCCTTCCGCCGATTGGGATCGGGCTGGGCGATCTTCGTGGAAGCGCAGCGCCATGAGGCCGCGTCCTATCCAGCCAGCCGGTTTCCTGACGCCGCCTCGGCGCTGGTCGATGCCGAGCGCAAGGCCGATTTCGAGGAAGCCGGATCGCACTACGAATCCAGCTATTTCCTGACCTTCACCTACCTACCACCGGCCGAGGACGCCGCTCGCGCCGAGACCTGGCTCTACGAGGGCCGCGATCGATCCGGGGTCGATGGTCGCGAGATGATCACCGTCTTCGTCGATCGCACTGACCGCGTTCTGCAACTGGTGGACGGCTTCATGCCGGAGTGCCTCTGGCTCGATGACCCCGAGACGCTGACCTACCTGCATAGCTGCGTTTCGACACAGCGCCACCGCGTCCGCGTCCCCGAGACGCCGATGTATCTCGATGCGCTCGTCGCCGATCAGCCGCTGACCGGCGGGCTGGAGCCGCGCCTGGGCGATGCGCATGTCCGCATCCTCACCATCGTCGGCTTCCCGACCGCGACGACGCCCGGCCTGCTCGACGAGCTGAACCGGCTGGCCTTTCCCTATCGCTGGTCCACCCGCGCCATCCTGCTCGACAAGACGGACGCGACGAAGCTGCTGACAAAGATCCGCCGCCAGTGGTTCGCCAAGCGCAAGTCGATCGCCGCCATCCTGAAGGAGGTGATGACCAATGAAGCGTCAGCGCTGGTCGACACCGACGCCGCCAACAAGGCGGCCGACGCGGACATGGCCTTGCAGGAACTCGGCGCCGACTATGCCGGCGTCGCCTATGTCACCGCCACAATCACGGTCTGGGATGACGATCCGCGTCTTGCCGACGAGAAGCTGCGGCTGACGGAAAAGATCGTTCAAGGCCGCGATTTCACAGCGATGGCGGAAACCATCAACGCGGCGGATGCCTGGCTCGGCTCATTGCCCGGCCATGTCTATGCCAATGTCCGCCAACCGCCGATTTCGACTTTGAACCTCGCCCACATGATCCCGCTTTCGGCGGTATGGGCGGGCGAGGTGCGGGACGAGCATTTTGCAGCGCCCCCACTGCTCTTCGGCAAGACCGAAGGCTCGACCCCGTTCCGGTTATCCATTCACGTCGGTGACGTCGGGCACACGCTCGTCGTCGGCCCGACCGGTGCGGGCAAGTCCGTGCTGCTCGCGCTCATGGCGCTCCAGTTTCGGCGCTACGTCGGCGCGCAGGTTTTCGCCTTCGACTTCGGCGGCTCGATCCGCGCCGCAGCACTCGCCATGGGCGGCGACTGGCACGATCTCGGCGGCGGATTGTCGGATGTGGCTGAGGAGAGCGTCAGCCTCCAGCCGCTTGCCCGCATCCATGACGTGCCCGAGCGCGCTTGGGCCGCCGATTGGATCGTGGCGATCCTCACCCGCGAGGGCGTCGCCATCACGCCCGAGGTGAAGGAATATATCTGGACGGCGCTGACATCGTTGGCGTCCGCGCCGGTCGGCGAAAGGACGATCACGGGCCTGTCCGTGCTCCTCCAGTCTAACGACCTGAAGCAGGCGCTCCGGCCTTATTGCGTCGGCGGCGCCCATGGCCGCTTGCTCGATGCCGAGGCCGAATATCTCGGCTCCGCCACGGTTCAGGCCTTCGAGACCGAGGGGTTGATCGGCACCGAAGCCGCGCCCGCCGTGCTGGCCTACCTGTTCCACCGCATCGGCGACCGGCTCGACGGCTCACCGACGCTCATCATCATCGACGAAGGCTGGCTGGCGCTGGACGACGAAGGGTTCGCCGGCCAGCTCCGCGAATGGCTGAAGACGCTGCGCAAGAAGAACGCCAGCGTCATCTTCGCTACACAATCGCTATCGGACATCGACGGTTCGGCCATCGCCCCCGCCATCATCGAAAGCTGCCAGACCCGGCTTCTGCTCCCGAACGAACGGGCGATCGAGCCTCAGATCACCGCCATCTATCGCCGTTTCGGCCTCAACGACCGCCAGATCGAGATCCTCGCGCGGGCGACACCGAAGCGGGATTATTACTGCCAGACCCGACGTGGCAGCCGGCTGTTCGAGCTGGGCCTGTCGGACGTGGCGCTGGCGCTCTGCGCCGTCTCGTCGAAGACCGACCAAACTGAGATCGCCCGTACCGTCGTCGAGCACGGCCGGGACGGCTTCCTCGCCGCCTGGCTGCGCCATCGCGGCGTCGCCTGGGCCGCCGACCTCATCCCCGACCTCACCAACCTGGAGATTCCATCATGA
- the trbJ gene encoding P-type conjugative transfer protein TrbJ translates to MLRRLRTRARAALVASSILSVSLAPIMVTTPAYAITVFDPWNYSQNILTAARTLQSITQQVTQLQNEAQMLINQARNLASLPYSSLQQLQQSVQRTQQLLQQAQNVAYDVQQIDQMFSQKYGNVPMSASDSQLISDARSRWQNTVGGLQDAMKVQAGVVGNIDTNRSQMSALVGSSQSATGALQATQAGNQLLALQAQQLADLTAVVAANGRAQALTEAERAAAAEQGREQRRRFLTPGTGYQAGNAQMFNNGNN, encoded by the coding sequence ATGCTTCGTCGTTTACGCACCCGTGCCCGCGCGGCCCTCGTTGCCTCATCCATCCTGTCCGTTTCGCTGGCGCCGATCATGGTGACGACACCAGCTTACGCCATCACGGTGTTCGATCCCTGGAACTACAGCCAGAACATCCTGACGGCGGCTCGGACGCTTCAGTCAATCACCCAGCAGGTCACGCAGCTGCAAAATGAAGCGCAGATGCTGATCAATCAGGCCCGCAATCTGGCGAGCCTGCCATATTCCTCGCTGCAACAGCTTCAGCAGTCGGTCCAGCGGACGCAACAGCTTCTGCAACAGGCGCAAAACGTCGCCTATGACGTCCAGCAGATCGACCAGATGTTCAGCCAGAAATACGGCAACGTCCCGATGTCGGCCTCCGACAGCCAGCTTATCTCCGACGCCCGCTCGCGCTGGCAGAATACCGTCGGCGGCTTACAAGACGCGATGAAAGTGCAGGCCGGTGTCGTCGGCAACATCGACACCAACCGGTCGCAGATGTCGGCGCTGGTCGGATCGAGCCAGTCCGCGACCGGCGCGCTTCAGGCGACGCAGGCCGGCAACCAGCTTCTCGCGCTCCAGGCGCAGCAGCTCGCTGATCTCACTGCCGTCGTTGCCGCCAACGGCCGGGCGCAGGCGCTGACCGAGGCCGAGCGAGCGGCGGCGGCCGAACAGGGTCGCGAACAGCGCCGCCGCTTCCTGACGCCGGGCACGGGCTACCAGGCCGGCAATGCGCAGATGTTCAACAACGGCAACAACTGA
- the trbK-alt gene encoding putative entry exclusion protein TrbK-alt — MEGKTLARIAAAVFAGVAITATAIEITRKDDRPANPVPAVIAPAAPDPLRVGQRRCQRLGEAGARDAECLRVWSESRDRFLGFDRQRPTSANDDPVTKQTAPADMAGER; from the coding sequence ATGGAAGGCAAGACGCTCGCCCGCATCGCCGCCGCCGTGTTCGCGGGCGTTGCGATCACCGCCACCGCGATTGAGATCACCCGCAAGGACGACAGGCCGGCCAATCCGGTTCCGGCCGTAATCGCGCCGGCCGCACCCGATCCGCTGCGTGTGGGGCAGCGCCGGTGCCAGCGTCTCGGCGAGGCCGGTGCGCGTGATGCCGAGTGCCTGCGCGTCTGGTCCGAGAGCCGCGACCGCTTTCTCGGTTTCGATCGGCAACGACCGACGTCCGCAAACGACGATCCCGTCACCAAGCAGACCGCACCGGCTGACATGGCCGGGGAGCGCTGA